ataggGGCGAAATGAGGATCGACACctcaaattaaattgatgtttCAAGGTTTGGCGCTCAAATAATTTGCcatcttttgaatatttttgtagGAAATTGAATCCATTGAATTCCCCTGCATTTACGAACCGAAATTTTCCTCTTGTAGCTATGGCCACTGAAGCCAGCTACGACAATCCCGACGACTGGGAGCTCATAAACGACGACGGCTTCGTCTACAAGCGCAAGAAGCGCCCCCGCCTCGAACCCATCGTCGCCGCCCCTCCGGCTTCGGAGCAGAACCACCGCCTCTTGCGGCAAAAGAGGGCCCTGCTGAAGTTGAGGGACAGGTACTTGGAAGAGATCAGCCGGTGGGAACTTTTGTCGAACACGTTGACGGCAATGGAGCAGAACGCTTCTGCGCAATTGATGGAGCGTCATGAGCTGCATCCCTCGACGTCTTCTGATGGGGCTTCAAGCTCCAGCGAGCCTTCCGCGGCGGATTTCTATCGACGGAGACTCGTCGATGATCTTCTCTCTCAGGTACTCGCCGGAGCTTCATCAGCATCTCCACAATTTGTTTCTGGAagcttctaattttttttaattaggtCAATTTTGGGTATTTTCAGGTTAAAGAGCAAGAAGCAATAATAGTGAATGTATCGAATATGTGTGATATAGCCCAAGTATTGTGCAGTGCAAAAGAGGGAATTGTAAGGCAGCAGCTAATAGACCTACCGATTTGGGATCCTTCTCCACAGGAGCTCATGGCTGCATTAGGTGATGATCAAAGTAGGCATCTTTAGCAATATTTAAGtcgaatattttgattttttattctgattgaaacaaaaaagtaCTAGCAATTAGGGCAAACTGTACAATGGCTGCGATATGCAATATGTATTTTAGCTTGAGTGGTAGTGCAATGAGGTTAGTTTTGAATCGGTTGAGTTGTAGAGTCACTTCTTAGCTGTATAAACTAGGATTCACGGTGTCAGGGTTGTTGATCTTCGAGCAACAAGAATGTAAAATCATTGATGACATTTCTGGTTTTTGGCTTTGCTTGATGTCTATCTTCAAGTATTGGAGCTGGAATGGGTGGTGGCGTGGTGGTCCAGTGGAGGATTTGGGTGTTCATACGAAGCTTCTGCGCTTTGTATGCAGGTTTGTTCCTAGATTAAGGTGGCTAGATGTTAGATGTTGTAAGATGAAACTAGCAAGCA
The genomic region above belongs to Salvia hispanica cultivar TCC Black 2014 chromosome 3, UniMelb_Shisp_WGS_1.0, whole genome shotgun sequence and contains:
- the LOC125215755 gene encoding uncharacterized protein LOC125215755 isoform X2, with protein sequence MFQAMATEASYDNPDDWELINDDGFVYKRKKRPRLEPIVAAPPASEQNHRLLRQKRALLKLRDRYLEEISRWELLSNTLTAMEQNASAQLMERHELHPSTSSDGASSSSEPSAADFYRRRLVDDLLSQCKRGNCKAAANRPTDLGSFSTGAHGCISIGAGMGGGVVVQWRIWVFIRSFCALYAGLFLD
- the LOC125215755 gene encoding uncharacterized protein LOC125215755 isoform X1; amino-acid sequence: MFQAMATEASYDNPDDWELINDDGFVYKRKKRPRLEPIVAAPPASEQNHRLLRQKRALLKLRDRYLEEISRWELLSNTLTAMEQNASAQLMERHELHPSTSSDGASSSSEPSAADFYRRRLVDDLLSQVKEQEAIIVNVSNMCDIAQVLCSAKEGIVRQQLIDLPIWDPSPQELMAALVLELEWVVAWWSSGGFGCSYEASALCMQVCS
- the LOC125215755 gene encoding uncharacterized protein LOC125215755 isoform X3 — encoded protein: MFQAMATEASYDNPDDWELINDDGFVYKRKKRPRLEPIVAAPPASEQNHRLLRQKRALLKLRDRYLEEISRWELLSNTLTAMEQNASAQLMERHELHPSTSSDGASSSSEPSAADFYRRRLVDDLLSQVKEQEAIIVNVSNMCDIAQVLCSAKEGIVRQQLIDLPIWDPSPQELMAALGDDQILELEWVVAWWSSGGFGCSYEASALCMQVCS